ATGAAAGAATAACTCATTTGAAAACACTTTATAGCGGACTAGAAAAAATTGAGACTAAGTTAAAACACTCCCAAACAGAATACATGAACAGAACAATTGGGCAAATGGAGTCACTTTTCCACATATACAGTGGTCGTTTACTTCAAAATTATCAAAGTGGCTTGGGAGTATTTATTGATACACCAAGTGCTAACCGAAAAACTGCTACTATGAACTTTTCAACAGTTTGCGATTCTCAGCATGATGCTACTCTGTCAATGAGCAGTGGGCAAATCAGCGCTCTGTCGTTGTCATTGTTTCTTGCTTTAAATAAAAAGTATGCCAAAACAGCGTTTGTATTCATTGACGATCCAACACAGTGTATGGATGAGATTAATATCGCGTCATTGAGTGATTTACTGCGTGTTGAGTTGCGAGATAGGCAAGTCATAATTTCAACACATGAACAAGATATTTCAGATTATTTATGCTACCGATATGGTAAAGCTGGCCTTACCAGAAAGCAGATTAACTTATTGAAGAAAAACCAACAAGCTAATATTTTTTAATAACAGAAACAAAGTCAGCTATAGGCCAGCACAAAATTCTGAACACTCTCTACAATGATACAGAGATCATGCTCCCAACTAACGAAAACTTTGTTATTTCAGAAATACTAGATGGACATCGCGGCTTTGTTGGCTTTTTAAGTGTCATTCGTCTTTCGTTAGCAATATTTCACGACCCTTTCATTTCAGTTAGCCGACTCGGTATTGATAACTTTTCTTTTGTAACCGCAAAAGCACAAGTTCCAGAGTCTTCTACTATATGATGTTAGTACTTGGCACCATACTTCTGCTTCGAGTACTCTCTTCACACTAGTGAACCTATTATTGCTGACTTCACTTTGCCTGATGCGATTAATACTCACCATCAGGCATTCACTTAGTGGATCTAGACTCGGGATAATGGATGTTGCAAGTAATGCCATAATAATATTAATGGTTAGTTTTAATATGTATAATTTGACACCACTTTTTGTAGTTGCCTTGCTTGAACATCGAGTTCTTTTGCTTTTACATCTACCATGCTGGCAGCATTTGACGTTTCTTCCGCTACATCACGTATTTCAACAATACTTTTTGCCATTTCACTTGTTACTGAACTTTGCTCATCTGTGGCCGTTGTGTTTTGCATGTTCATGTCATTAATTTCTTCAACTAAATTAGTAATTTTCTGCAAGTGTTCTAACGTTTCTCGTGCTTGCTCTACCGTGGCCGTCGCCTCGTCCTGACTTTTCGCCATTGCCCCCACTGCGCCTTGAGTGCCTGATTGGATATTATTAATAATCTCGTTAATTTCATGGGTTGAATCTTGGGTGCGCTGCGCCAACGTACGTACTTCGTCCGCCACCACGGCAAAACCTCTACCTGCGTCCCCTGCCCTTGCAGCTTCTATAGCAGCATTAAGCGCCAGTAAATTAGTTTGCTCTGAAATACTACGAATCACTTCTAATACGCTACCTATTCGTTCAGCATCACTGGCTAAGCCTCCAATAACAGTCGCGGCTTCATTGATTTGTGATGCTAACTCAGAAATTGACGATGAAGTGCTCGCTAATTCTTGTTGTGAATGCTGCACTTCTTCAGTTGCCATTTTTGTAGTTTCTGAGGTGTTCACTGCATTATTCGCAACTTCTGCAACACTAGCTGCCATTTCACTCATGGCAGATGCCAACGACTCAGCACCATGAAATTGGGTTTGAATGCCGCGATTGGCATCATCAGAAGTCATTGAAAGATCAGCTGATACTTCGTTGATAGCGCCAGACACTTCAGACATAGTTTTTAGGTTAAAGCGCAATCGCTCTAAGGTTACTTTTAATTCCAGTGCCAACGCGCCAAATTCGTCATTATGAGGTACGTCAATGGTGCGCGTTAAATCTCCAACGGCAACTGACTTTATCACATCCATTAAGTGGTCAAGTGGCTGCTGAATACGGCGGTACAATAAAACACTTAGACTAATTACTAAAATTGCAGCCACAATAATTAAAATAAAAGAAAACCACAGCGCTTGATTTGATAATTCATTTGCTTGATTATCTTCTGATTCCGCCAGCTGTTTTGCGAAACGAGATATCGCATCAACTGCCGACAATAAGTCCGCACTTTGCGAAGCTGAGCGTTTTTGCAACGCCTCCATGTCTGCTTCTAGCTGAAATGCACTTTCCATTAAGCTTGTAATAGATTGCGAGCCTTCGGAAACTTTTGCTTTTAGTTCATCTACTAGCGCAGCAATATTCTCCGCTGATTCTGCATAACGTGAATTTCCAGCTACATTTTTCGATAAGGCTTCAACTTGCTGTTCTAAACTGGATAAATTCTGTGAAAGTACATTGCTCGATAAACTGGTTAACTCGTCCTGACTTTTTACCAATAAAATAAGCCCGATTACTTCACCTAGTTTGGTTGCTCGAAACCTGATTTTATCTGATGATGATTTGATGGATGATAAATCACTATTTAAGAAGCCCAATACCCTATCAGCAATATCCTCGGTATTTCCTCGCTTGATTAATCGCTTAATTTTAATTTCTTCACGCTTTTCTTGCAGTTTAGATTTACCCGCAATGCCATCTGTTTCAATTTGCAACTGCTCAGTTAATTGATTGATACTTGTTGCTTGCGCTTTAATTGACGCTTGAAGCGCTAAATATTGCTGCTTTTTTATAAGCAACTCATCATTCAGTGAAGTAACAGCATTAGATACTTCCTTTAGTTGCTTAATATACGGCGTTACCCCTTGCAAGCTTAATTGTTCAACACTGTTTAACGACTGATTCAGCTTTGCTTCATACTCATCAGCAGTGCCCACTGAATTTAACTGCGCTGTATCTTTGGCATTAAACACACTTATTTGCCATGCTAAAATTAATGATGTGGCTTGATAAATAAGCACATTATTTCGTTCAAGCGGGACAACATTACCCGTTATTGATTTAATTGAACCAGACATGGTGTTTGTGATAACTATACTGCCTGCACCCAGCAGTATAACCAATACTAGCGTTATACCCGACCATGCTTTTAACAACGACTTAATTGATAGCGAGGTAAAACTCACAGATTGCTTCATGTCTGATTCCACCCACTTGCTTAAGTGATCACTTGATTTCTACATACTTACCGTTCTTAATCTCTGTCGGCCACACTTTATCAATCGCTTGATGCCTGCTAGAAGAAAATGAAACTGGCACACCCAAGCCTATGTCTAAATTTGTTAACTTATGCATGCCGTCAATCAACGCTTCTCGGTCTTTTATTGAGCTAGATTTCTTTAACCCCTCAACCAATATTTTTCCCACAATATAGCCTTCTAATGACACAAACCCTTGCTTATCGGCTGGCACCGCAGCTTGGTACTCTTTAATAATCGGCAAGTTAGACTCATAATGCGGTACAGCTTGTGTCACTATCACCCCTTCAGCATCACTGCCAAGTGCGTTAAGTAACGCAACGCTACCAACAAAAGAAACATTAAGGTAATGCACCTCTTCTTCAAAGAAGTCTTTAGACTCTTTAATAAATTTTGAAATAGGGCGGTAAGCACCAACCATGATAATAGCTTTAGGAGGAACATCGGCTTCAAGTATAGTCGTAAGCCCTGCCTCTACATTTTCTGTATTACGGGTATAACGACCATGGGCAAGTTGCTCTGCTTGGCTAAACCCTTTTGCTTTTAACGCTTTCATTGCACCTTTATAACCAGCGTCACCATAACCATCATTCTGTGTAAAAAATGCAATTTCTTCTGGTTTAATGCCTTTCGCCAATAACAGGTCAATCATTGTGGCTGTTTCTTGCGCATAACTGGGGCGGTAATTAATAACATACCTGTCTGGTGGAGTATTTCTTAACACGCCAGCACCAGTGAAGGCACCAAATAGCAATGTTTTCTTCTCGTTAGCAATAGGAACCGTGACTATGGCAGTTGGCGTACCCACATTGCCAGCAACCGCAATTACTTTTTCCTCATCAATCAGCTTACGCATGTTTTGCGCTGCTTTGTCGGGTTCATAGCCATCATCAAGTGCTATTAGCTGCAATTGGTGACCATTAACCCCACCTGCTTTATTTACCTTATCAAAGTATGCAGTGATCCCTGTTTTCATTCCCTCTCCCAGTGCCGCGGCAGGGCCAGTTAATGCAGTGGTCATACCCACTTTAACAGTTTCAGCGTGTACAAAAACCGACGAAAATATAAGTGCGGCGACCCCAACTACTTTTTTAAAGCACGTATTCATAACAGTT
This is a stretch of genomic DNA from Flocculibacter collagenilyticus. It encodes these proteins:
- a CDS encoding methyl-accepting chemotaxis protein yields the protein MKQSVSFTSLSIKSLLKAWSGITLVLVILLGAGSIVITNTMSGSIKSITGNVVPLERNNVLIYQATSLILAWQISVFNAKDTAQLNSVGTADEYEAKLNQSLNSVEQLSLQGVTPYIKQLKEVSNAVTSLNDELLIKKQQYLALQASIKAQATSINQLTEQLQIETDGIAGKSKLQEKREEIKIKRLIKRGNTEDIADRVLGFLNSDLSSIKSSSDKIRFRATKLGEVIGLILLVKSQDELTSLSSNVLSQNLSSLEQQVEALSKNVAGNSRYAESAENIAALVDELKAKVSEGSQSITSLMESAFQLEADMEALQKRSASQSADLLSAVDAISRFAKQLAESEDNQANELSNQALWFSFILIIVAAILVISLSVLLYRRIQQPLDHLMDVIKSVAVGDLTRTIDVPHNDEFGALALELKVTLERLRFNLKTMSEVSGAINEVSADLSMTSDDANRGIQTQFHGAESLASAMSEMAASVAEVANNAVNTSETTKMATEEVQHSQQELASTSSSISELASQINEAATVIGGLASDAERIGSVLEVIRSISEQTNLLALNAAIEAARAGDAGRGFAVVADEVRTLAQRTQDSTHEINEIINNIQSGTQGAVGAMAKSQDEATATVEQARETLEHLQKITNLVEEINDMNMQNTTATDEQSSVTSEMAKSIVEIRDVAEETSNAASMVDVKAKELDVQARQLQKVVSNYTY
- a CDS encoding ABC transporter substrate-binding protein yields the protein MNTCFKKVVGVAALIFSSVFVHAETVKVGMTTALTGPAAALGEGMKTGITAYFDKVNKAGGVNGHQLQLIALDDGYEPDKAAQNMRKLIDEEKVIAVAGNVGTPTAIVTVPIANEKKTLLFGAFTGAGVLRNTPPDRYVINYRPSYAQETATMIDLLLAKGIKPEEIAFFTQNDGYGDAGYKGAMKALKAKGFSQAEQLAHGRYTRNTENVEAGLTTILEADVPPKAIIMVGAYRPISKFIKESKDFFEEEVHYLNVSFVGSVALLNALGSDAEGVIVTQAVPHYESNLPIIKEYQAAVPADKQGFVSLEGYIVGKILVEGLKKSSSIKDREALIDGMHKLTNLDIGLGVPVSFSSSRHQAIDKVWPTEIKNGKYVEIK